The Vitis riparia cultivar Riparia Gloire de Montpellier isolate 1030 chromosome 3, EGFV_Vit.rip_1.0, whole genome shotgun sequence genome includes a region encoding these proteins:
- the LOC117909432 gene encoding berberine bridge enzyme-like 21: MEMSRASFGLLLLLLGFLIISSSATSDSIYENFVQCLSKYSSPFDQASSIVYAQTNSSFTNVLQSYIRNQRFNAFSTPKPLIIVTPSDESQVQAAVICSRHIGIQLRIRSGGHDYDGLSYVSDVPFFILDMFNLRSINVNVTDETAWVQAGATLGELYYKIWEKSRVHGFPAGVCPTVGVGGHLSGGGYGNMMRRYGLSIDHIVDAQIVNVNGYILDRKSMGEDLFWAIRGGGGASFGVILSYKVKLVRVPEIVTVFRVEKTLAQNATDIVYQWQHITDKIDNDLFMRLLVQPSTVKSDNGSAKTVRVTFISLFLGDATRLISVMNKDFPELGLKKEDCMEMNWIESVLYWANFDNGTSVDVLLNRTSDSVKFLKRKSDYVQKPISRDDLEGLWKKIIELGKPGMVFNSYGGRMSEIPASETPFPHRAGNIFKIQYSVSWQDEGAEADKEHMNLIRELYSYMTPLVSKTPRGAYLNYRDVDIGISHNGKDSYQEGRVYGVQYFMNNFDRLVKVKTAVDPQNFFRYEQSIPPLPY; this comes from the coding sequence ATGGAGATGTCAAGGGCTTCCTTTGGGCTGCTGCTTCTCCTTCTTGGTTTTCTCATTATTTCATCATCTGCAACTTCAGATTCAATATATGAAAACTTTGTTCAGTGcctatcaaaatattcatcccCATTTGACCAAGCTTCATCAATAGTCTATGCCCAAACAAATTCTTCATTCACAAATGTTCTTCAATCTTATATCCGAAACCAGCGATTCAACGCATTTTCCACGCCAAAACCCTTGATCATTGTCACCCCCTCGGATGAATCCCAAGTCCAGGCTGCCGTAATTTGCTCTAGACACATTGGAATACAGCTGAGAATCCGAAGCGGTGGCCACGACTACGATGGCCTATCTTATGTCTCTGATGTCCCATTTTTCATCCTTGATATGTTCAATCTTCGGTCCATCAACGTGAATGTCACTGATGAAACTGCTTGGGTTCAAGCGGGTGCAACCCTAGGAGAACTCTACTATAAAATTTGGGAGAAAAGCAGAGTACATGGATTTCCAGCCGGGGTTTGCCCTACTGTTGGTGTCGGTGGGCACTTGAGTGGTGGAGGCTATGGAAATATGATGCGAAGATATGGACTCTCTATTGATCATATTGTGGATGCCCAGATAGTCAATGTTAATGGCTACATTCTCGATCGAAAATCCATGGGAGAAGACCTCTTTTGGGCCATTAGAGGAGGTGGTGGAGCTAGCTTTGGAGTCATATTGTCATATAAGGTCAAGCTTGTCCGAGTTCCTGAAATTGTTACAGTTTTTCGGGTCGAGAAGACCTTGGCCCAAAACGCCACTGACATAGTCTATCAATGGCAGCACATCACTGACAAGATCGATAATGATCTTTTCATGAGGCTTCTCGTCCAACCTAGCACGGTGAAGAGCGACAATGGATCCGCCAAGACTGTTAGGGTAACCTTCATATCACTGTTTCTTGGAGACGCGACCCGTCTCATTTCAGTGATGAACAAGGATTTCCCAGAATTAGGGTTAAAGAAAGAGGACTGCATGGAAATGAACTGGATTGAATCAGTCCTCTACTGGGCTAATTTCGATAATGGAACATCGGTGGATGTGCTGCTTAACCGGACTTCAGACTCAGTGAAATTCTTGAAGAGGAAGTCAGACTACGTACAGAAACCCATATCCAGAGATGATCTAGAAGGGCTGTGGAAGAAGATTATTGAATTAGGCAAACCAGGGATGGTGTTCAATTCATACGGAGGGCGAATGAGTGAAATCCCCGCATCTGAAACCCCCTTCCCTCATCGTGCTGGGAACATATTCAAGATCCAGTATTCAGTGAGTTGGCAGGACGAAGGGGCTGAGGCAGACAAGGAGCACATGAACTTGATAAGAGAGCTTTATAGCTACATGACCCCACTTGTGTCCAAGACCCCTAGAGGTGCATATCTCAATTATAGAGATGTTGACATTGGTATTAGCCACAATGGTAAAGATAGCTACCAAGAAGGTAGGGTATATGGGGTCCAGTACTTTATGAACAATTTTGACAGGTTGGTGAAAGTGAAGACTGCTGTGGACCCTCAGAATTTTTTCAGGTATGAGCAAAGCATCCCACCTCTTCCATATTAA
- the LOC117909589 gene encoding cysteine-rich and transmembrane domain-containing protein WIH2-like, translating to MSHSHQAPEVYPPPPSTAYPSSGPYVAPPPAGYPMKDAPNPQNPPPVETKSRGEGFWKGCCAALCCCCVLDACF from the exons ATGAGTCACTCACACCAGGCTCCAGAa GTGTATCCTCCACCACCATCCACAGCATACCCATCATCAGGACCATATGTAGCTCCACCCCCAGCTGGCTACCCCATGAAAGATGCTCCCAACCCCCAAAATCCTCCTCCAGTTGAAACCAAGTCCAGGGGTGAGGGCTTCTGGAAAGGATG TTGTGCTGCCTTGTGTTGCTGCTGTGTCTTGGATGCTTGCTTCTGA
- the LOC117911016 gene encoding berberine bridge enzyme-like 21, which translates to MEMSRSSFRLLLLLLGFLLVSSYAASDSVYDTFVQCLSNHSAPSHQASSIVYAQTNSSFTNVLRSYIRNERFNTSSTPKPLIIVTPSDESQVQAAIICSRDIGMLLKIRSGGHDYDGLSYVSDVPFFILDMFNLRSINVNITDETAWVQAGATLGELYYRIWEKSRVHGFPAGVCPTLGVGGHLSGGGYGNMLRKYGLSIDHIVDAQIINVNGSILDRKSMGEDLFWAIRGGGGACFGVILSYKVKLVRVPEIVTVFRVEKTLAQNATDLVYQWQHITDKTDNDLFMRLLLQPITVKSDNGSSKTVRVTFISLFLGDATRLISVMNKDFPELGLKKEDCKEMSWIESVLYWANFDNGTSVNVLLNRTLESVKFFKAKSDYVEKPISKDGLEGLWKKIIELGKPGMVFNSYGGRMSEIPASETPFPHRAGYIFKIQYSVNWHEEGTEADKKYVNLIRELLSYMTPLVSKSPRGSYLNYRDIDIGISHNGKDSYQEGKVYGVKYFMNNFDRLVKAKTAVDPQNFFRYEQSIPPLPYQRDID; encoded by the coding sequence atggaGATGTCAAGGTCTTCCTTTCGTCTGCTACTTCTCCTTCTTGGTTTTCTTCTTGTTTCATCATATGCAGCTTCAGATTCAGTATATGATACCTTTGTTCAATGCCTATCAAACCATTCAGCCCCATCTCACCAAGCTTCATCAATAGTCTACGCCCAAACAAATTCTTCATTCACAAATGTTCTTCGATCTTATATCCGAAACGAACGGTTCAACACATCTTCCACGCCAAAACCCTTGATCATTGTCACCCCCTCGGATGAATCCCAAGTCCAGGCTGCCATAATTTGCTCTAGAGACATTGGCATGCTGCTAAAAATCCGAAGTGGTGGCCATGACTACGATGGCCTATCTTATGTCTCTGATGTCCCATTTTTCATCCTTGATATGTTCAATCTTCGGTCCATCAACGTGAATATCACTGATGAAACTGCTTGGGTTCAAGCTGGTGCAACCCTAGGAGAACTCTACTATAGAATTTGGGAGAAAAGCAGAGTCCATGGATTTCCAGCTGGGGTTTGCCCCACTCTGGGTGTAGGCGGGCACTTGAGTGGTGGGGGCTATGGTAATATGTTGCGAAAATATGGACTCTCTATTGATCATATTGTGGATGCCCAGATAATCAATGTTAATGGCAGCATTCTCGATCGAAAGTCCATGGGAGAAGACCTCTTTTGGGCCATTAGAGGAGGTGGCGGAGCTTGCTTTGGAGTCATATTGTCATATAAGGTCAAGCTTGTCCGAGTGCCCGAAATTGTTACAGTTTTTCGGGTCGAGAAGACCCTGGCCCAAAACGCCACTGACTTGGTCTATCAGTGGCAGCACATCACTGACAAGACCGATAATGATCTTTTCATGAGGCTTCTCCTCCAACCTATCACGGTGAAGAGCGACAATGGGTCCTCCAAGACTGTTAGGGTAACCTTCATATCACTGTTTCTTGGAGACGCAACCCGTCTCATTTCAGTGATGAACAAGGATTTCCCAGAATTAGGGCTAAAGAAAGAGGACTGCAAGGAAATGAGCTGGATTGAATCAGTCCTCTACTGGGCTAATTTCGATAACGGAACATCAGTGAATGTTCTGCTAAACCGGACCCTAGAGTCAGTGAAATTCTTTAAGGCGAAGTCAGACTACGTGGAGAAACCCATATCCAAGGATGGTCTAGAAGGGCTGTGGAAGAAGATTATTGAATTAGGCAAACCAGGGATGGTGTTCAATTCATACGGAGGGCGAATGAGTGAAATCCCCGCATCTGAAACCCCCTTCCCACATCGCGCTGGGTACATATTCAAGATCCAGTACTCAGTGAATTGGCATGAAGAAGGGACTGAAGCAGACAAGAAGTATGTGAACTTGATAAGAGAGCTTTTAAGCTACATGACCCCACTTGTGTCCAAGTCCCCTAGAGGTTCATATCTCAACTATAGAGATATTGATATTGGTATTAGCCACAATGGTAAAGATAGCTACCAAGAAGGTAAGGTATATGGGGTTAAGTACTTTATGAACAATTTTGACAGGTTGGTGAAAGCGAAGACTGCTGTGGACCCTCAGAATTTTTTCAGGTATGAACAAAGCATCCCACCTCTTCCATATCAAAGGGACATTGATTGA
- the LOC117909582 gene encoding cysteine-rich and transmembrane domain-containing protein WIH2-like, translated as MSYPHQKQPSVAGYPPQPAATAYPAGPYVAPPPVGYPMKHGHDYPQNPAAVETKAKGDGFLKGCCAALCCCCLLDACF; from the exons atgagttaCCCTCATCAAAAACAGCCTTCAG TAGCAGGGTATCCTCCACAACCTGCAGCCACTGCATACCCTGCAGGGCCTTATGTGGCTCCTCCGCCAGTCGGTTATCCCATGAAACATGGTCATGACTACCCTCAGAACCCAGCTGCAGTGGAGACCAAGGCCAAGGGTGATGGCTTCTTGAAAGGATG TTGTGCTGCCTTGTGTTGCTGCTGTCTCTTGGACGCTTGTTTCTGA